The DNA window ACAAGAGcccatatatataatatcatcgACATAAAGACAAACAACCAGAAAGTCACTATTACCTTGCTTCTTCACATAAAGTGTAGGTTCATTGTCACTTTTTCTAAACTGCTGCTCTTGAAAAAAAGAGTCAATTTTGCTATACCATGCCCGTGGTGCTTGCTTTAAACCATACAACGCCTTCTTCAATCTGTATATTTTGCTCTTTCCTTCACTAAAGATGAGGCCTTCAGGTTGGCAAACATAAACTTCTTCTTGTAAGTCGCCATTTAGGAAAGCAGACTTAACATCAAATTGGTACACATGCCAACCAAGTTGAGCAGCCAAGGCTAGAGTAGTTCTAACCGTTTCAAAGCGAGCTACTGGTGAGAACGTCTCATCAAAGTCGATGCCTTGTTGTTGAGAGTATCCTTTTGCAACAAGTCGAGCTTTATGCCTTTTGACACTTCCATCAGCATGTACTTTGTTTTGAAAATCCATTTTAGCCCAATAACATTCTTCCCTTCCGGCAAATCAACTAACTCCCAGGTCTGATTTTTCTCGATAGCCTGAATCTCTTCAATCATCGCATCCTGCCACTCTAGTTGCTTTGCAGCTTCTTCATAACATGTCGGTTCAGCAACTAACAGGGCAAAGCTACAAGATGCATAAACATCTTGCAGTGACCGAAACTTTATTGGTGGCGTCTCGCTGGATGACGCCGAAGGTGGAGAACGAGAGCTTGATGGAGTAGAATTGTTGCCACTTCCATGAGCAGTATGGTCAGTATTGCTGCTACCAGGTGAGGAAAGATCAGAACTTGTTGTTTCAAGTATCCCTGTATGCCCTACTTCTGTGTGAGCTGGAATATGGATGACTGAATCTTCTTCCTTGTCGTTCCACTCCCAGGTTGATTCTTCATTAAATACAACATTCCTGCTAATAATCACTTTGTCACTAGTAGGATTATACAGTCTATATGCTTTGGATTGAGGACTATAACCAATGAAAATACATTTCTCTGATTTTTCATCTAGCTTAGAACGTAAATTAACCAAAGCATAAGCTATACAACCAAAAACTTTCAAGTGGCTTACTCGTGGTTTCCGTCCCGTCCATGCTTCATATGGAGTTCGATTCAAAACAGCTTTTGTTGGAGAGATGTTTAAGAGGTACACAGCTGCAACCACTGCTTCTCCCCAAAAATGAACAGGAAGTCCCCTTGCATTAAGTAAGCTTCTGGCCATCTCAACCACAGTACGATTCTTCCGCTCGGtgactccattttgttgtggtgagTACGGTGTTGTAAGCTCCCTACAAATTCCATTCTCTTcacaaaacaaagtaaaatcATTAGATAAAAATTCACCACCGCGGTCTGTACGAAGAGCCTTAATGTTGCAGCCTGTTTGCTTCTCCACGAGTGCCTTGAATTTCCTGAAATTCTCAAACGCCTCTGATTTGAAATTCAGAAAATAAGTCCAATTCATACGGCTATAATCATCagtaaatagaagaaaataccGACTCCCACCAAGTGACTCAGTCTTCATTGGTCCACATAGGTCGGCATGTACAAGCTCAAGACAACGGGCAGCTTTCCATGATTTTCCTACAGGAAATGATTTTCTACTTTGTTTCCCGAAGATGCAACCTTCACATATATCAAGATCACCCATTTCTGGTAACCCAACTACCATATTCTTCCTAGTCAATAATTTCAGTCCATTAATGTTCAAATGGCCATAGCGAAGATGCCATAGTTGAGTTTCATTAACACCTTTAGAAATTAAGGCATTATTTTCCACACTAGAAACATTAAGGGGAAACATGTTATTTTGGGTCATAGGCACAACTGCTATAGTCTGACCAGACTTATTATCACTGACAGCACATGAACTATTTTTAAACAAAACAGAGTAACCACTTGCCATCAATTGTTCAACACTCAGCAAATTATGTGCCAAACCAGGAACAAGTTGCACATCGCAAAGGAGTTTTACATTACCCTGCATTGTCTTGATGGCTATGGTTCCTTTGCCTTCAACTCGAACTTGCTTGTCATCACCAAGTCGAACCTCACTCTTTTGTGACTCATCGAGGTCTCTAAATAAAGACCTTATGCCAGTCATATGATTTGAGCATCCACTATCAATAAACCAAACATTATCAGTAATGTTAGTGATTGAAGAATGAGCCATAAAGAGCTTACTTTCATTCTCTGTGTTCTCAGAGAAATTTGCTTGATTCTGCTCATCCTTTTGCTTAGTCCAACAATATGTTTCAGTATGACCAGACTTCTTGCAATACTGGCACTGAAAGTCACTCTTGGGATGTCGAGTGTCATTGAATTGATTTCTGCCTCTACCGCGGCCTCGACCTCGACCTCGGCCACGAAATCTGCCTCTTCCTCTACCTCTGCCAGATGACTCCTCTTTCACTTGAAAtgctttttcttcaattttctcatgaGACCTGTTTATCCTATCTTCATGAGCTAATAAAGAACCcattaattcatcaaatgaataaTCAGATAAATCCTTGGATTCTTCAATAGCAGCAACCACATGctcaaatttttttgttaaagatCTCAACACCTTTGCCACAACAATTTCATCACTAATATTCTCACCATACGACTTCATGAGATTAACAATGGAAGAAACTCTAGACATATAATCTTGAACAGATTCATTACTTTTCATAAGTAAAGTTTCAAAATCACGGCGCAAAGTTTGTAATTTTACAGCAATTACCTTCTTATCTCCCATATACTCCTGTTGCAGAATTTCCCAAGCTTCGTGAGAAGTCTCTGCTGCTGAAATTCGCGGAAAGATATCATCATGAAGGGCTTGTTGAATCAGGAACAGCGCCTTCGAGTCTTTCCTGCGATTCTCCCGTAGCCGTTGTGCGTGGCCTTCATTCGGATCCGCAAATCCACTCTCCACCAAGTCCCACAACTCTTGAGACTTGAAGAGAGTTTTCATCTTAAGACTCCAAAAATGATAATTCATCCCTTTGAAAATTGGAAGATGTTGGGAGTTACTGTTAGAGTTTGCTGCCATTGTTTCTCTGGTTTGGTATTTCTGGGGCAAATTTTTTTATCTCTCGTTACTCTTAAACCTGGCGCTGATACCAAATTTGTTGGatgaaaaaggcaaaaataAATGATAGACTTTGAGAGACAGAAGGTTTCTTTTACTGCAAAACTTTCTTGCTTCAAAACCAAAACTCCTATTGCCCTTTTATAGGCTTACAATTAACTACTAAAGCTAAAATAAAGCAACACACAAATAATGGAAAACATGGAAAAGTGGTAAACATGGTCCACTACAATAAGAATATAATGTCATTGACTAAGTAAAACATAAACCCACTAATCCTAGAAAATAGACCCACAGACTGATTTCTGCAAACTAactatttttgaagaattagtCAACAAACACTTCCACTTCACTGTTCAAAATAAAGGAATTCAAATCATTTCGAACTTCAAGCCAcagtctttttcttttccaaacCTGCAATGACTCCAGCAATCAGATCAGCCACCAAAGGAAGCTCTTTACAATTTTCGGCTATTTCTTTTCCAACATCAAATAGTTCATCAGGGCAACTCTCTTTTCCAAATGCTCTTTTCTCTAATAACTCCCAACTTTCTTCTGGTCTTAGCAATCGAAGATTAAGAGGATCAGTGTTGCACTTTCCATGCAAAGCCACTTTCTTTTCTTGAGTCGTCAATATAATTCTACTTCTTTTCTCAAATTCTGGAAAAGGTCTTGTTAATTCATCCCACGTAGTATTATCCCACACATCATCTAACACAATTAGGTACCTCTTTCCAAACAGTTGTCTCCGTAGCATATCAGCAACATCAGTATCTTCACTGAACTTCAAATCTGGGCCAGTAACTTGATTCAAAACTTTATGCAACAACTTCTTCTCATCATACTCATGGCCGACTGTGCACCACACACGAATGTCGAAATGACTAGAAACTAATTTATCATTGTATACTTTGTATGCCAAAGTAGTTTTACCCGAACCTGGAATACCAGTGATCGAAATGACATCTAGATCTGCCAGTCCGCTAGTGAGCTTCTTAATTATCATGTTTGTCTCCTCCTCAAAACCTACAATTATTTTACCAGCTGTCAATGAATTTCTCTCAACTGACTTCTCGGGAGAGTTTACAACAATGAGGCCCCTGTTCTTCGGAACCTTTTCAAGTAAATGGTAGACATCTTATTTGATAAGCTTgatcttatttatggtaatGGGAAGTGAGAAAATAAGATGTAAGAGACCATTATCTCTTACGATAATTGAATCAATGACATCTTTTGCCTCATATGCCACATCTAAAACACGTGTCCAAAGATCTTTATATAATTCTTGCTCAACGCCAATCAAGAAGGATCGTAGGAATTTTAGGTCTTCTTTCACCAgttcaatttcttcttttatcaAAGCAATTGAATAAGCATTGGAATCGAACAAATCATTTAAGTGTCTGAGTAAAACATGCATGAAGAGCGGTCCATCACTCATAGGAAAGCGAAGTTGAGACATGTTTGGCGCTTTTAAGTAAACATGTTTGAGATCTGCCTTGAGGAGTGCAATTTTTTCCAGCAAGTCTAGAGTTGCACAATTTGTTTCATTGGTACTCACTTCCTTGATTTCTCTTCTAAATCTTGAACAAGAGTCGATACTTTCCTGGTAAGTTCTCCAACATGTGCCAAGAGATCAAATAATTTGTCATGATGAATAAAGTCTGTAGGCATGTCAGTAAGAATAATCAACAAGAACTCCATCATGACGTGAATGTTTCGAGCCCCTGAAGTACTGGTTGTAGTAACATTTACCATGTGCTCGAGAAGATGAGTCAGATATTCTCTTAAGAATATCCGGAATGATCTCCAGGAGCTTCTCAATGAAGAGTTCAACTGCTGCTGAAGTTGAACCTTTCAAATTTGTAAAACATATGTGCATCACCTCTAGTTCAATTGGAATAATCTTCAAATATAGATGAGCTAGCTTGACGACTCTAGAGTCTTGATCACTAATTAGTTCATCCCAAAGGAAGTGTCCAACTCTCTCAGCCATACGTTGAAACTGAGGTAAGACATATTCAATAATCTCGTGCTCAACGCAGCCATTCATTATCAACCCGTGGAATTCTTTTATGTTGCCACATACATTCTGAAGAATCTCATACTTAGATAGATGTTGGAGATTCAAGAAGAGGAAGTTCAACTGCTCGTCAGTCATGGTAGCACTTGATTTAGAATGATGCTGTGAGCTGATAAAATAATCAAGATTATCCCTGAGGCAAGTAACAACATGATGGATGTCGTATTTAATCCCCACGTTGGGCTCAACATCACACAAAATTGATCGAAAAAGATTCTCAACCTCTTGTCTTTTTCCAGTCATTATATCTTCAAACTCTTCCAATACGGAATGAGGTAGCTGGACGTATGTACAAATAAATGCCAGCTCCAATTGCAGTTTTTCAATTAGATTCACGACACCAACTttttgatcttcttcattctttaacatCTCCATGAAATCCAGAACATCGACAACATCCTTGCGAATAGCAGAAAATGACAACTGCCAAATGACCAAATGTTATATCAAAttttcatagcaaacatatctaccatgaaatattttattttatctcttttataGATTCACAGCACCAGCATGTTTTCTCTCAATTTATCTCCTCGATTTCCTCTACCTCCAACGGCAAGGTGTGTTCCTCCTATGTATctcaaaattgtttttaaacctTCTTAATCATTAATCACAAATTCCGTACAAGATTCTAACATCAAATCCTCCTCCTATCTCTAAGGAAACCGAAAACTCAATTCTAGGATTCAAAACTtgattttgatcaagagttcaAGACCGATCATCTATCAAAGAAACTATACTTCCTTCCACATCAAGGTAAACACACTCTTATGATTTCATAGTGATTCTAACATATGCTCAGGTATTCATAGAACGAATCTACCATCAATACCTATGGTTTCTAAGAGAACTCATCTCAAGGTTCAAGAATGAACTTTCGGGATTCTTCTTGAACGTTAGGATTTTCACTGGAGAAGTTCAAGGTACGTAAGTATATCTCTATGGAAACATCCTTGTTCCTCCCCACTATACGTAATTCGTGTCTACGTTTCTCTTCAGTGTTTAAGCATGAAATTCTACGTCTTGCTCATGGCGAATCTTTATGAACTCATGAATCTCTATGATATCATCCGTTTTCTATGGTATTCTTATTCCTAGAATATATTAGTTTTCACCCTGAGATTTCAAAAGGCATGAACTGTGATTGTATGAGCTTTATGATTTATGAAACCATTTAcatgatttcaaattatgaaCTTCAAGAGTTTTGCATTATAATGCACATTAAATGAAGTattatttatgaacttttatgcATTATGAACAAGATACGAAGGGAGTTAAATGGTTAACTAAGAAGGCATAACTCTTTATGACATGTTTGAAACGACCCGACACATAAATCTGTcatgtcatttaacttgaccTCATTTTACACTTTATGTCTTCCAACTTTaagtgtgcacaaatagacatttaaacttgtataaagttaaacaaatagACACGCACATCCTTTGTGGCATCCTACATGGAAATTTGTGTCCTACATAGTGTcctatatgtattatgccacataGAACTCATGTGTCTACGATAATTGTTGTTAATATTTCAGTGAATTTAGTGAGACAAAAAATAGGTTGTAGAATTATAAAGATACACAAGTAAAGTTCATTGATCATGggtgaaattaattttatattaacaaaatttataactttataaatttatatttatgtcaTTCTCGTGACACAAAGTGTTTATTCTTgccattatttattttattttattaatagaaaatataaCTAATTTTGGCATAATTCAACAAGAAAAGGGTCCATAATCCATATCACTAATTAAATCATCCAAATTTAAAAACCCCACCCAAATTCTACAGTAATTTGTTTCGAATTTTGATTAGCTTGATTGGGGATTACTTTCAGGTTGACTTTGTATTTTATGGATTAGAATAAAGATAATTCATGCAAGTAAAtataattagttaaatataataaGTATTTTATGGCATACCTCTAAGTTGTTTGCTTCCCCTTTCTCTTTTTCCATGACAATTGTCTTTCAAATTCATCAGATCTAACGTAGATAAGAAGTTTatgaggagaagaaagaagaataaaatttcACTAGGTGCGAGCTAGTAGCTTGCATGTGGATTCAGTCGAATTCAGTAGATTTTGCTTAAACAATATATTTGtgttaataaatttattatatatgtacaaatattaaatttagaattCAGTTATTTGGTATCAAAAAACGTACATTTTTAGTTATTAGATACTAACCTTTTTAGTTGATGAAAAATTTGATATGGCTCctccatgtttttttttttttttttttgtgtgtgtatcACTATAATCCTCTCCTTTCCTTCCAACCAACTATTAGCTTGATAAAATTTGTGTGGAGCAGAAGATAGGACACATTGATGTTAgtaagaaaatgacaaaaaaataataatgaattgtcacgccccgagcctataccctggacgtgactggcactcgaagaccatcgctggcccccaagcgaacccttggcctggctttcttaactcagcagaataactcaatgcaatacaAGGTCTTTAAAACAACCTGCTTACAATAacatctggccaaaaaggcaactcgagtctcaaaatagaatatttacacatatacatagatgagagactccaaaccaactgactgactgtctatgaagcctctaaaatactgagagggatgctgggacaggccccacGACATCCTCATAAAACAAAACttgagagaacaaaataactgagtcctccgaaaagcaaagaggctcaccactgactctgaagtactcaactggatcaacagcGAACCGGATGCtggccctgggtacctgtgtctgcatcataataagatgcaggccaactggcatcagtacattgaatgtacgagtatgtgagctggaaagctaaaccacaactcaagcttgaaaagagtacaaaggaactcttgctcttaccttggctctgttcaactcatgaataactgaactcaatatataaagcaataagacacatgcaatatataaagcttgtaaaacagtctaaacaacttagctttgttaaagataaaacaataacaactcaactttacttatataaaagtaatataactttagtgggagactcTTTAAtcgacaatcaccactatgagccctagaggtgatacaacgttttacctcacgttgcccaaggaccatcctataccttgtcgtgatataggaagctaatgatacaacgttttacctcacgttgcctgaggaccatcctataccttgccatcgatataggaagctaacgatacaacgttttacctcacgttgcccgaggaccatcctataccttgccatcgatataggaagctaacggtacaacgttttacctcacgttgcccgaggaccatcctataccttgccatcgatataggaagctaactttaccaagtggatccactagcttaactttacggattcatctaaaaagtatgacccgttaactcccatgttggatACATGgctcttatggagagttgagtttatagGAACTCGTGTCTCCAATTTGGTACttaagactactcccaaaaatacttagctcataagtgttttaaacacatctttctttatttgagataattactcaaaactttgcccgaaggctcacttggaatcgatgttcctttcttactcaaatgtaaaaaaaaacatttagaagCCTCTTTGGGAAATACATAATTCCCTAATAACTTTCGAGAATTGGACTcgactttaaactctttactcaacttgaaaatcttagtttgacttgaaactcttaacttaacttaacttgaaacttgatttaacttgaaacttttaactctttacttgacttgaaactcttgagCCTTAAATAATGAAgttaaacatttaataaaaactCATGACTTAACTTTAAAACTTGCTTGACTCCCTTCTTGAACTTATAGACTCACcccttaacttcacttgacttggaaactaactttcccTGAATcgaaattatgaattcaaggtgtttgatcacatggtatggatgagttcttgatgtttaaacataccttggagtgttggaaacaacttgagaacataggtacaatacctaggaacatgcatgacagagtggggaaagaatgggaaaacttggcgctctgagaggcgcggagcgccaagCCAAAAACTTCAGAGAtggcctgctggcgctctgagtggcgcgccgccccaagggggaaagttcagagtccctcttggggcgcgctaacaggcgcgacgccccaccctttttccccgaaaacttgacttttctccttagttttctccaactctaaaccttctacaCCTCAAAGTTTCCatccccaaacacttaaaacCATAAACCTCTCAATATAACATAGATTCAACTCATAAACACCACCGGAAACacacaccaaaccaacaagaactacaacacaacacaactacaacttcaacaattccaaccaacaacttcaacaacaaatccaatcttttctcaaatcataaaatatgagcttggtgtgtggggaaaggatcaacccacacaaagaactcacatacctaatagggatcacccccgacgatatccacgacgatcttcgACGAAaacttgcttcttcttcttctttctctcctattcttttcttcttcactctcaaaccCTTACTTTCACTCCTTAAACATGAGGAAAACTGATCACAAATAAGTCttacaccttaatatatatccaaagaaaaggctagggaaaagaccaaaatacctttACAATTTTCCGGACAGATttcctgccaactgcccaactttcaaagggcataactcgctcatacgaactcgaaaacGAGCAAACTTtatggtgttggaaagatcattccacggaatttgcaaacataactggaaaaacacctagatcatcctgagctaggagttataactattcaaagttggccaaaaactcattattttccatactttgccaaaattttccagatttgaaattttttcacatttttccaaaaatggctattttcaatttcaagctttttcaaagttatttcaaattgtcggatgttacatgaatgaatgagtcaattaactttatatatataaatttttctaatatgatataatttaatatttagtttttagatattttataacattatGGTTTTGTGTAggaataaatgataaattaactTTGGATTTTGAGGCTTCTTACTTTtaattaggggtgttcacgggtcggtttggatcggttattggttaaaatcaaaatcaaatcaacttaatcggttttaaaattatcaaaaccaaaccaaaccaaatataatatacatttatcggtttggtggttattgattttggtttgaattggttcggttattcggttattaaacatacacaaaaataaaagaaacaattcaatcaaaatgtgaaaaaagtgacaacaattcattcaaaacgaaaaatagttagaatgacttaaattactgaactttcgatcactaaatttactatcaataaagctttaaaattcactatattttttttttatgacaagctttaaaattcactatattggcctagaaggaagagacaataacattttcagtttcacaaagaattgtcatagacactcatatacatgaaatcaataagataaatgtttcatcttggacatttttgcttttaataagtaaattataaagaaattttaatgaaaatatgtataagattttaaaaattattttataaaaataatatattaagtatgtatattaataaaatatatgtatatatttcatcggttcggttcggttatttccataaccaaaccaaatactatcggttttcaaaaatctaaaaccaaaccaaatcaacaccaaataaaatcggttttattttatcggtttggttcaatttttttatttgaatcggtttttatccaaaccgtgaacacccctactttTAATATAGTACATACTAATTTTTCGACATGTGCAATTGATGAGTCAAataataaatgatttttaaaataataaaatattattaaaaataaaactttgacTAAATATTTGTACACgaaaaatagatataaatttaGCTTACCTAAATTTCTGAAAGTATTAAATTCATATAAAGAGTAATCAAACAAAGTCGGTTGACTTTATTTCAGAAGTATTTATTTGAAGGGtaattttaaaagggaaaagagaCATAAAATCACTCTTCAACCTGTTCCAAAAAATCAATTACATGCTTAAACTATCAtaacatttataatatatttgtattattaaaattgaatttatttagCCCCTGAAACTTATAGCATCGCTCTCACAATAAAAGATATATCACTCTTGCGTCACATTAATGCCACCTCACTGCTACATCAAATGTTATGTCAGATTTCTAATAAGATTCTTCATGTTATtcaattgtttcttcttctgaACACAACCATGAACCACTATCAGTGCCACCATATTAGTaccaaatttatataattcaccataaaaatcaaaatagccACCACGAATCAAACCCACCATTGAAATCACACTCCATCATTCCCACAAAATTATATAGATCCACCACAAAATTCAACACCTATTAACAAATTTGTCACTATCGCCATCAAAAGGTACAAATTCATCATCAAATATCACCAtcaccatttttaatatggagTTCACCTTCAATTCCCACTTTTTTATCACCCATCACCTGCAAATtcatcattataattttttaaaactcaatCATTACTTTTATCAATCACCAATAAAGTCGAAAAGAAAAAT is part of the Solanum stenotomum isolate F172 chromosome 8, ASM1918654v1, whole genome shotgun sequence genome and encodes:
- the LOC125873888 gene encoding putative late blight resistance protein homolog R1A-10, which translates into the protein MLLSFSAIRKDVVDVLDFMEMLKNEEDQKVGVVNLIEKLQLELAFICTYVQLPHSVLEEFEDIMTGKRQEVENLFRSILCDVEPNVGIKYDIHHVVTCLRDNLDYFISSQHHSKSSATMTDEQLNFLFLNLQHLSKYEILQNVCGNIKEFHGLIMNGCVEHEIIEYVLPQFQRMAERVGHFLWDELISDQDSRVVKLAHLYLKIIPIELEVMHICFTNLKGSTSAAVELFIEKLLEIIPDILKRISDSSSRAHDFIHHDKLFDLLAHVGELTRKVSTLVQDLEEKSRKHLNDLFDSNAYSIALIKEEIELVKEDLKFLRSFLIGVEQELYKDLWTRVLDVAYEAKDVIDSIIVPKNRGLIVVNSPEKSVERNSLTAGKIIVGFEEETNMIIKKLTSGLADLDVISITGIPGSGKTTLAYKVYNDKLVSSHFDIRVWCTVGHEYDEKKLLHKVLNQVTGPDLKFSEDTDVADMLRRQLFGKRYLIVLDDVWDNTTWDELTRPFPEFEKRSRIILTTQEKKVALHGKCNTDPLNLRLLRPEESWELLEKRAFGKESCPDELFDVGKEIAENCKELPLVADLIAGVIAGLEKKKTVA